Proteins encoded by one window of bacterium:
- a CDS encoding YfcE family phosphodiesterase: MRIGIVSDTHNHLRNVERIVELFNGAGVSRVVHTGDITQAKTLHALSPLICPVVGVYGNNDLERTSLEEAAEQLGFQLVDPPLRLRWHERDVVVVHDPSDLAELELDSGTLALHGHTHRTTEEWQQDGVLAFNPGECAGMMEGQNTIGIVDLAQFGNGFGSGSGVELVRF; the protein is encoded by the coding sequence ATGCGCATCGGAATCGTCAGCGATACCCACAATCATTTGCGGAATGTGGAGCGCATCGTCGAGCTGTTCAATGGGGCCGGTGTGAGCCGGGTCGTCCACACAGGTGACATCACCCAGGCGAAGACGCTGCATGCGCTGTCCCCGCTCATCTGCCCGGTGGTGGGTGTCTACGGCAACAACGATTTGGAGCGCACGAGCCTGGAAGAAGCTGCCGAGCAGCTGGGCTTCCAACTCGTCGACCCACCACTGCGTTTGCGCTGGCACGAACGGGACGTCGTGGTCGTCCACGACCCCAGCGACCTGGCCGAGTTGGAGCTCGACTCCGGAACCCTTGCGCTCCACGGCCACACCCACCGGACGACCGAGGAATGGCAGCAGGACGGTGTCCTGGCCTTCAATCCCGGCGAGTGCGCTGGCATGATGGAGGGCCAGAACACGATCGGCATCGTCGATCTGGCCCAGTTCGGTAACGGGTTCGGTAGCGGGTCCGGTGTCGAGTTGGTCCGATTTTGA